A genomic segment from Terriglobales bacterium encodes:
- a CDS encoding isocitrate dehydrogenase (NAD(+)) encodes MAHKVTLIPGDGIGPEVTSATVRILEATGVKFDWETFHAGAEAYERYKEYLPMALLDSIGRTRVGLKGPVTTPIGGGFASINVALRKKLDLYANLRPIQNLPGIPTRYPGVDLIIVRENTESLYSGIEHEVVPGVVESLKIITEKASTRIARFAFEYARREKRHKVHAIHKANIMKLSDGLFLRCTRTVAKEFPEITYGEHIVDNTCMQLVMNPYQYDVLVMENLYGDIISDLCSAFVGGLGLVPGANIGTDTAVFEAVHGSAPDIAGKDMANPTAVLQSGILMLRHLGETEAANRARLALEKVYRAKQHITRDVGGTASTSEFTEAVLEQLAGITHDDLAKLAYPPPVEAAPQEL; translated from the coding sequence ATGGCACACAAGGTCACACTCATTCCCGGCGACGGCATCGGCCCGGAGGTCACCTCGGCCACGGTGCGGATCCTGGAAGCCACGGGAGTCAAGTTCGACTGGGAGACGTTTCACGCCGGCGCCGAGGCCTACGAAAGATACAAAGAGTACCTGCCCATGGCGCTGCTGGACTCCATTGGGCGCACGCGCGTCGGGTTGAAAGGACCGGTGACGACGCCGATCGGCGGCGGTTTTGCCTCCATCAACGTGGCCCTGCGCAAGAAGCTCGACCTATATGCCAACCTGCGTCCCATCCAGAATCTGCCCGGCATCCCCACGCGCTATCCCGGCGTGGACCTGATCATCGTGCGCGAGAACACCGAGAGCCTCTACTCCGGCATCGAGCACGAGGTGGTTCCGGGCGTGGTGGAGAGCCTGAAGATCATCACCGAGAAGGCGTCCACGCGCATCGCGCGCTTCGCCTTCGAGTACGCCCGCCGGGAGAAGCGGCACAAGGTGCACGCCATCCACAAGGCCAACATCATGAAGCTCTCCGATGGCCTCTTCCTGCGCTGCACGCGCACCGTGGCCAAGGAATTCCCCGAGATCACTTACGGCGAGCACATCGTGGACAACACCTGCATGCAACTGGTGATGAATCCCTACCAGTACGACGTGCTGGTGATGGAGAACCTCTACGGCGATATCATCAGCGACCTGTGCTCCGCCTTCGTGGGCGGGCTGGGCCTGGTGCCGGGAGCCAATATCGGCACCGACACGGCCGTGTTCGAGGCGGTGCACGGGTCCGCCCCCGACATTGCGGGCAAGGACATGGCCAACCCCACGGCGGTGCTGCAATCCGGCATCCTGATGCTGCGCCACCTGGGCGAAACCGAGGCCGCCAACCGCGCCCGCCTGGCGCTGGAGAAGGTCTATCGCGCCAAGCAGCACATCACCCGCGACGTGGGCGGCACGGCCTCCACCTCGGAGTTCACCGAGGCCGTGCTCGAGCAGCTTGCTGGCATCACCCACGACGACCTGGCCAAGCTGGCCTATCCGCCACCGGTAGAGGCGGCGCCGCAAGAACTCTAG